Proteins encoded in a region of the Thunnus maccoyii chromosome 4, fThuMac1.1, whole genome shotgun sequence genome:
- the plp2b gene encoding proteolipid protein 2b: MADTSASSSGGNCLERLKSYVKTQKGFILAAEILVSFIVIICYAASLYGGYSAVAICEMIFAMVFFGIFMMDLDKQFQLVNWTWSDLFRAGIGALLYLITSLVCVIGGAGDSPRIAGGVFGLIAGLLFAYDTYTIFLQIKSTRQHTAASTDDRV; the protein is encoded by the exons ATGGCTGATACAAGTGCATCCAGCTCCGGTGGAAACTGCCTGGAGAGGCTGAAAAGTTACGTGAAGACCCAGAAAGGGTTTATCCTCGCAGCAGAAATA CTCGtcagttttattgtcatcatCTGCTACGCTGCATCTCTATATGGAGGTTACTCCGCTGTGGCCATCTGTGAGATGATCTTCGCCATGGTCTTCTTCGGCATCTTCATGATGGACTTGGACAAGCAGTTTCAGCTGGTCAACTGGACCTGGAGT GATCTTTTCCGTGCTGGTATCGGTGCTCTCCTTTACCTCATCACTTCTCTGGTCTGTGTGATTGGAGGAGCTGGGGACAGCCCTCGTATTGCAGGCGGG GTGTTTGGTTTGATTGCTGGTCTGCTGTTTGCTTACGACACCTACACCATCTTCTTGCAAATCAAGAGCACCAGGCAGCACACAGCAGCCTCCACCG ATGACAGAGTTTAA